From a single Aspergillus puulaauensis MK2 DNA, chromosome 2, nearly complete sequence genomic region:
- a CDS encoding thiamine pyrophosphate-dependent dehydrogenase E1 component subunit alpha (COG:C;~EggNog:ENOG410PJTX;~InterPro:IPR034616,IPR029061,IPR001017;~PFAM:PF00676;~go_function: GO:0003826 - alpha-ketoacid dehydrogenase activity [Evidence IEA];~go_function: GO:0003863 - 3-methyl-2-oxobutanoate dehydrogenase (2-methylpropanoyl-transferring) activity [Evidence IEA];~go_function: GO:0016624 - oxidoreductase activity, acting on the aldehyde or oxo group of donors, disulfide as acceptor [Evidence IEA];~go_process: GO:0009083 - branched-chain amino acid catabolic process [Evidence IEA]) has protein sequence MTPLLPLSRRIPPIVRPLCRPTLSKRWSTSISQRPGSDRVRFPGAVNSKFTTEMAFINPQDGSGIPTYRVMDSDGVLVDAGRKKLDVSNEEILTWYKNMLTGGLMSIMDVIMFEAQRQGRLSFYMVSAGEEGISVGSAAALTPDDVVFAQYRETGVFQQRGFTLKNFMSQLFANANDSGRGRNMPVHYGCQYPRTHTISSTLATQIPHAAGAAYALKLQSLQNPDTPPRIVTCYFGEGAASEGDFHAGLNIAATRSAPVVFICRNNGYAISTPTLEQYRGDGIASRGIGYGIDTIRVDGNDIFAVYEAMRDARKLALSDGGKPVLIEAMSYRVSHHSTSDDSFAYRARIEVEDWKKRDNPIIRLRKWLENEGLWNEDMEQETRASLRKEVLNEFGAAEREKKPAIRYAFEDVYDELTDEAREQMGELKRILETYPEEYDLRQFEGGIKGLEKE, from the exons ATGACCCCCCTACTGCCATTATCACGTCGGATACCGCCCATTGTGCGGCCGCTTTGCCGACCCACGCTCTCAAAGCGATGGAGTACTTCCATATCTCAGCGTCCGGGGTCGGATCG AGTTCGATTCCCCGGTGCAGTCAATAGCAAATTCACAACGGAAATGGCGTTCATCAACCCGCAGGATGGGTCGGGCATTCCTACATACCGAGTTATGGATTCCGATGGTGTGCTGGTGGATGCAggaaggaagaagctggacgTTTCGAATGAGGAGATCTTGACGTGGTATAAAAACATGTTGACTGGTGGGCTGA TGAGCATTATGGACGTGATCATGTTTGAGGCACAAAGGCAGGGCCGACTGAGTTTTTACATG GTATCagcaggcgaagaaggaatcaGCGTGGGATCCGCGGCAGCCCTAACCCCCGACGACGTGGTCTTCGCGCAGTACCGCGAAACAGGCGTCTTTCAACAACGGGGCTTCACGTTAAAGAACTTTATGAGCCAGCTCTTCGCAAATGCCAACGATAGTGGACGGGGGAGGAATATGCCCGTCCACTATGGATGTCAATACCCTCGCACC CACAcaatctcctcaaccctCGCAACCCAAATTCCACACGCCGCAGGAGCCGCCTATGCACTGAAACTCCAGTCTTTGCAGAACCCCGACACCCCGCCGCGCATCGTCACCTGCTACTTTGGCGAAGGAGCAGCCAGCGAAGGCGATTTCCACGCCGGCCTGAACATCGCCGCAACCCGCTCGGCCCCTGTCGTCTTTATCTGCCGTAACAACGGCTATGCCatttcaacaccaacactaGAGCAGTACCGGGGCGATGGAATCGCCAGCCGCGGTATCGGGTATGGAATTGACACGATTCGTGTTGACGGCAATGACATTTTCGCTGTTTACGAGGCTATGCGCGACGCCCGGAAACTAGCTCTCTCTGACGGCGGAAAGCCGGTTCTAATCGAGGCGATGAGCTACCGTGTTTCGCACCACAGTACCTCTGATGATAGTTTCGCGTACCGGGCGCGCATTGAAGTcgaggactggaagaagcgCGATAACCCGATTATTAGGCTGCGGAAGTGGCTTGAGAACGAGGGGTTGTGGAATGAGGATATGGAACAGGAGACAAGGGCGAGCCTCCGGAAGGAGGTCTTAAACGAGTTTGGGGCtgcggagagggagaagaagccggcTATTCGGTATGCGTTTGAAGATGTCTATGATGAGCTTACGGATGAGGCGAGGGAGCAGATGGGAGAGTTGAAGAGAATTTTGGAGACTTATCCCGAGGAGTATGATTTGAGACAGTTTGAAGGCGGGATTAAGGGCTTGGAAAAGGAATAG
- a CDS encoding T6SS phospholipase effector Tle1-like catalytic domain-containing protein (COG:S;~EggNog:ENOG410PNBQ;~InterPro:IPR018712;~PFAM:PF09994) yields the protein MPGPTHHSPLHDRRPPTASGQPRRLVLCFDGTGNQYMGTEEDTNIVKIYEALERHKPGQYAYYQPGIGTLTYVTGSSKSSSGVSLWSRFKARVSALLDQGIGASFSKHLIAGYKFIMRYYSTGDHIYIFGFSRGAYTARFLAEMIHNIGLLSRGNEEMVPFAWSTFSRYQSSRGNVPQSQDDRELERYMQKFKTTFCRPDVGVHFLGLFDCVNSVGQFEIPFFRKSYRYIASPAASHIRHAVSIHERRLKFKPALFHIADKDKDSVDLKEVWFAGNHSDVGGGWRLQRNQKHLLSDIALHWMIQEVLNLPGSESTLDFMTTNVDHMTRAAGKSLCRDDEPGTEGYHVQQQVNRPHDKLRFGHGGSGISVMLWWILEVLPFATRLELEKGKWIPRRFPPNFGASRDIPCGATIHPSVCEMLESDLLKGFPIPKPGGDNPNLPPVLLNDEQRHIQQGTPNVCNCS from the exons ATGCCGGGACCAACGCATCATAGCCCGCTTCACGATCGTCGGCCTCCAACCGCATCAGGGCAGCCACGTAGGCTTGTCCTTTGCTTCGATGGAACCGGGAACCAGTACATGGGAACGGAGGAGGACACAAACATAGTCAAGATCTATGAGGCACTCGAGAGACATAAGCCCGGGCAATACGCCTACTATCAAC CTGGAATTGGAACTTTGACCTACGTTACTGGCTCATCAAAATCCTCCAGCGGCGTGAGCCTCTGGAGCAGATTCAAAGCGCGAGTGAGCGCCCTCTTAGACCAGGGAATCGGCGCATCTTTCTCCAAGCACCTTATCGCGGGCTACAAGTTTATCATGCGATACTATTCCACAGGGGACCACATCTATATCTTCGGTTTCTCGCGGGGCGCATACACGGCACGGTTCCTCGCCGAAATGATCCACAACATCGGCCTTCTTTCTCGCGGAAACGAGGAAATGGTTCCATTTGCCTGGTCCACGTTCAGCCGTTATCAGAGCTCACGAGGAAATGTTCCTCAATCTCAAGATGATCGTGAGCTAGAGCGGTACATGCAGAAGTTCAAGACAACTTTCTGTCGACCCGACGTCGGCGTTCATtttctcggtctcttcgacTGTGTCAACAGCGTTGGCCAGTTTGAGATTCCCTTCTTCCGCAAATCATACCGGTACATtgccagcccagcagcgaGTCACATCCGCCACGCCGTCTCAATCCATGAACGCCGGCTGAAATTCAAGCCCGCATTATTTCACATTGCCGACAAGGACAAAGACTCCGTGGACCTGAAGGAAGTCTGGTTCGCTGGAAATCATAGTGATGTCGGTGGTGGATGGCGGCTACAACGGAACCAAAAGCACCTGTTGTCGGATATTGCACTGCACTGGATGATCCAGGAAGTGCTTAACTTACCAGGCTCGGAGAGCACGCTCGATTTTATGACGACAAACGTGGACCATATGACTAGAGCCGCAGGGAAATCCCTTTGTCGCGACGACGAGCCAGGGACAGAAGGATACCATGTCCAGCAGCAGGTGAATAGACCGCATGATAAGCTGCGgtttggccatggtggaagtggcATCTCTGTTATGCTATGGTGGATTCTAG AGGTCCTTCCGTTCGCAACTCGCCTAGAGCTCGAGAAAGGGAAATGGATTCCGCGACGCTTTCCACCTAACTTTGGGGCCTCCAGAGATATTCCCTGTGGAGCGACGATCCATCCCAGTGTATGCGAGATGCTGGAATCAGATCTCTTGAAGGgcttccccatccccaagCCAGGAGGTGACAACCCAAACCTGCCTCCTGTCCTTCTCAATGATGAACAACGGCATATTCAACAGGGGACCCCCAATGTATGTAACTGTTCTTGA
- a CDS encoding uncharacterized protein (COG:U;~EggNog:ENOG410QE2Y;~InterPro:IPR020846,IPR011701,IPR036259;~PFAM:PF07690;~TransMembrane:13 (o24-44i56-79o85-104i116-137o143-164i176-196o208-226i247-267o279-303i310-329o335-360i372-392o412-432i);~go_function: GO:0022857 - transmembrane transporter activity [Evidence IEA];~go_process: GO:0055085 - transmembrane transport [Evidence IEA]): MIVNFAGVAGGRSFSESMHVKQTYATWIAASYGLTQGTFVLMSGRLGDVYGHRRMLLGGGAWLVVCSFISAFCHSNFFAFVTMRALAGLGGASIMPNAVAMITITNPPGRVRNLSLGFFAASAPLGGYASALFLGAFMEHTHWRWFFVFVACLGAVIFIPLWLLSRTEMTSSRNESIDWIGAALGTSSLILFNFVWNQAPSVGWSTPYEIGLLITSLILFAFFIVWEHKTPHPMMPPEIFKAPSFAVLVLVILLNYMAVGTVLWYQLLWLQDVWHWSTLQFAIGWTPFVICGTGAACLAAWLIPRLAAQWILALGTVTIMVSTVLMATVRQEQTYWAQVFPSVILFAFCPDLVYAAGQIIASNSVRRNQQGVAGSIIGTLNLYGNSLGLGFASTVEVQIAAKTGDAIRGYRAALYFGVAISAVALLLDVAFVRRVKDEREGWAEGDQDGDTAIELEVMRGQAVTATGAQVSSRLESGQAVSVVQRVD; this comes from the exons ATGATTGTGAACTTCGCCGGTGTTGCTGGTGGTCGAAGTTTTAGCGAGTCTATGCACGTCAAGCAAACATACGCAACCTGGATAGCAGCAAGTTATGG GCTCACACAGGGCACATTCGTCCTCATGAGCGGTCGGCTCGGCGACGTCTACGGACACCGTAGAATGTTACTAGGCGGCGGCGCCTGGCTCGTCGTATGCAGTTTCATCAGCGCGTTCTGCCATAGTAACTTCTTCGCCTTTGTCACGATGCGCGCCCTCGCCGGTCTCGGAGGTGCCAGTATCATGCCAAATGCAGTGGCCATGATAACTATCACAAATCCGCCGGGGCGTGTGAGGAATCTGAGTTTGGGGTTCTTCGCAGCGTCCGCTCCTTTGGGAGGGTATGCCTCTGCGCTTTTTCTCGGGGCGTTCATGGAGCATACCCATTGGCGGTGGTTCTTTGTCTTCGT GGCGTGTCTTGGGGCGGTGATATTCATTCCTCTCTGGCTTCTAAGCCGAACCGAAATGACATCTAGTCGAAATGAGAGTATCGACTGGATAGGCGCCGCCTTGGGAACAAGCTCTTTGATTCTATTCAACTTTGTCTGGAA CCAAGCACCAAGCGTAGGCTGGTCAACCCCCTACGAAATTGGGCTCCTCATCACCTCCCTCATCCTTTTCGCCTTTTTTATAGTCTGGGAACATAAAACTCCACATCCCATGATGCCTCCAGAGATCTTCAAAGCACCCTCGTTtgccgtcctcgtcctcgtcatcctcctcaactACATGGCCGTCGGCACCGTCCTCTGGTACCAGCTCCTCTGGCTGCAAGACGTCTGGCACTGGTCAACCCTCCAATTCGCCATCGGCTGGACCCCCTTCGTTATTTGCGGCACAGGCGCCGCCTGTCTCGCCGCATGGCTGATCCCCCGTTTAGCCGCACAGTggatcctcgccctcggaaCCGTAACAATCATGGTCTCCACCGTGCTCATGGCAACCGTCCGCCAGGAACAGACCTACTGGGCCCAAGTTTTCCCATCTGTGATCCTCTTCGCGTTCTGCCCGGATCTCGTCTACGCCGCTGGGCAGATCATCGCCAGTAACTCGGTGCGCAGAAACCAGCAGGGCGTGGCCGGGTCCATTATCGGCACCCTGAACTTGTACGGGAATAGTCTAGGGCTGGGCTTTGCGTCGACGGTTGAGGTGCAGATTGCTGCGAAGACCGGAGATGCGATTCGTGGGTATCGCGCGGCGTTGTACTTCGGGGTTGCAATTAGTGCGGTGGCGCTTCTTCTGGATGTTGCGTTTGTGAGAAGGGTCAAGGATGAGCGCGAGGGGTGGGCCGAGGGAGATCAAGATGGAGATACAGCGATTGAGCTAGAGGTCATGCGGGGTCAAGCTGTTACAGCTACGGGTGCTCAAGTCTCATCCAGGCTTGAATCGGGACAGGCCGTGTCCGTTGTCCAGCGAGTTGATTGA
- a CDS encoding uncharacterized protein (COG:S;~EggNog:ENOG410PQT1;~InterPro:IPR000026,IPR016191;~PFAM:PF00545;~SECRETED:SignalP(1-19);~go_function: GO:0003723 - RNA binding [Evidence IEA];~go_function: GO:0004521 - endoribonuclease activity [Evidence IEA];~go_function: GO:0004540 - ribonuclease activity [Evidence IEA]), with product MFPVKTLLALLFTSSVALALPAEIEARQSCAYTCGSVCYSSSAVSAAVDKGSELESSGDDVNNYPHVYNNYEDFDFPVDPTYYEFPILSSGSVYNGGSPGADRVVFNEDGELAGVITHTGASGNNFVSC from the exons ATGTTCCCAGTCAAG accctcctcgctctcctcttcaccagctCGGtggccctcgccctccccgcTGAGATCGAAGCCCGCCAGTCGTGCGCCTACACCTGCGGCAGCGTCTGCTACTCGTCGTCCgccgtctccgccgccgtcgacaaGGGCTCCGAGCTCGAGTCCTCCGGTGACGACGTCAACAACTACCCCCACGTCTACAACAACTACGAGGACTTCGACTTCCCCGTCGACCCTACCTACTATGAGTTCCCGATCTTGAGCTCCGGCAGTGTGTACAATGGCGGTTCGCCTGGCGCGGACCGTGTCGTTTTcaacgaggatggagagctTGCTGGCGTTATCACCCACACTGGCGCCAGTGGGAACAACTTTGTTTCTTGCTAG
- the cox10 gene encoding protoheme IX farnesyltransferase (COG:H;~EggNog:ENOG410PFA5;~InterPro:IPR030470,IPR006369,IPR000537;~PFAM:PF01040;~TransMembrane:8 (i165-183o203-226i247-269o275-293i300-321o341-361i394-424o444-462i);~go_component: GO:0016021 - integral component of membrane [Evidence IEA];~go_function: GO:0008495 - protoheme IX farnesyltransferase activity [Evidence IEA];~go_function: GO:0016765 - transferase activity, transferring alkyl or aryl (other than methyl) groups [Evidence IEA];~go_process: GO:0048034 - heme O biosynthetic process [Evidence IEA]): MTLLRSSLRRLGTVRDSSVLCSRCVNRSRPLLPAVNKLAPISRLQSSIAGQSPSAAVNKSYFSSHKGESHLTPQPGLFTSLSPKNTPNQLNREESISSTPPTEATPELPHRRRKRLKEASAQNNGAEPVIPPDASAQLSNFSSTLPQTSLRRKLAAFLALTKPRLSFLILLSTTSAYGIYPISSLLALDPSIAPLPTLSTSTLTFLYLTSGTFLSSCSANTLNMVFEPKYDAQMSRTRNRPLVRGLVSRRAAVLFAVATAAVGLGLLYVGTNPTVTGLSAANIALYAFVYTPLKRIHVINTWVGAVVGGIPPLMGWVAAAGQAATTGHDTWRDMLFGENSLGGWLLAGILFAWQFPHFNALSHTIREEYKGAGYRMMCWTNPARNARVALRYSVLMFPLSIGLWWIGVLGHGFLVSSTVANGWLTKEAYGFWKHQGANGTARGLFWASIWQLPILLVGGLVTKKGLWDGVWGNLFGQPIEDEDDDYVYYEEVSSGKAIDQSPSRSSPAV, translated from the coding sequence ATGACCCTCCTCCGCTCGTCTCTGCGGAGGCTCGGAACGGTTCGGGATTCGTCTGTCCTATGTTCAAGATGCGTTAATCGCAGTCGCCCACTGCTCCCCGCGGTCAACAAACTCGCTCCGATCTCGCGATTACAATCCAGCATTGCCGGACAATCGCCTTCAGCAGCGGTTAATAAGTCGTACTTTTCATCACATAAGGGCGAGAGTCACTTGACACCACAACCGGGGCTGTTTACCTCACTCTCTCCGAAAAATACACCCAATCAGCTGAACCGCGAAGAATCAATTTCTAGCACACCACCTACGGAGGCTACGCCGGAGCTGCCCCATCGGCGAAGAAAGCGTTTAAAGGAAGCTTCAGCTCAGAACAACGGCGCTGAACCGGTCATTCCGCCAGATGCATCTGCGCAATTGTCGAATTTCTCTTCAACACTCCCCCAGACctctctccgccgcaaaTTGGCCGCCTTTTTGGCCCTCACCAAACCCCGTCTCTCATTCTTGATTCTGCTATCGACGACTTCCGCTTACGGCATATACCCGATATCGTCCCTGCTTGCTCTCGATCCATCCATTGCACCTCTTCCTACCCTCTCAACCTCCACCCTGACATTTCTCTACTTGACGTCTGGGACGTTCCTGTCCTCCTGCAGCGCAAACACGTTGAACATGGTCTTTGAACCAAAGTACGACGCTCAGATGTCACGAACGCGCAATAGGCCTCTAGTCCGCGGCCTCGTCTCCCGGCGTGCGGCCGTTCTTTTTGCCGTTGCGACAGCCGCTGTAGGATTGGGCTTGCTATACGTGGGAACTAACCCCACAGTAACGGGACTATCTGCAGCAAATATCGCACTCTACGCATTCGTGTACACGCCACTAAAGCGCATACACGTGATTAATACCTGGGTGGGCGCTGTGGTGGGAGGTATCCCCCCGCTGATGGGTTGGGTTGCGGCGGCAGGGCAAGCAGCAACGACAGGGCATGACACATGGCGAGACATGCTCTTTGGCGAAAACAGTCTTGGTGGATGGCTTCTTGCGGGTATTCTGTTCGCCTGGCAATTCCCTCATTTCAACGCGCTGTCCCATACCATTCGTGAGGAATACAAAGGGGCTGGATACAGGATGATGTGCTGGACAAATCCGGCTCGAAACGCCCGTGTTGCCTTGCGGTATTCAGTGCTCATGTTTCCACTTTCCATTGGCCTCTGGTGGATTGGCGTTTTGGGGCATGGTTTCTTAGTTAGCAGCACCGTTGCTAACGGCTGGCTGACGAAAGAGGCATATGGGTTCTGGAAGCACCAAGGCGCCAATGGTACCGCGCGGGGTCTTTTTTGGGCTAGTATCTGGCAGCTGCCAATCCTTCTCGTTGGTGGTCTCGTGACGAAAAAGGGCCTCTGGGACGGTGTTTGGGGGAACCTCTTTGGCCAGCCgatcgaagacgaagatgacgattATGTATACTACGAAGAGGTCTCCTCTGGGAAAGCCATCGACCAGAGCCCCAGCCGGTCGAGCCCCGCTGTCTAG
- a CDS encoding putative monosaccharide-P-dolichol utilization protein (COG:S;~EggNog:ENOG410PJ42;~InterPro:IPR016817,IPR006603;~PFAM:PF04193;~TransMembrane:4 (i91-112o118-139i146-163o232-255i)) — MDAIQKTLVDPLQPYLRPVVSAVPQPVHDTIVSLIGPSCHNTLLVNLDLAQNPECTSLAISKALGIGIVGASGIVKVPQILKLIRSGSSSGVSFVSYALETASLLITLSYGVRNEFPFSTYGESAFIAAQDVIVGVLVLTYAGRSAAAAAFIAVVAASIYALLGDTSIVDAGSMAYLQAGAGALGVASKVPQILTIWQEGGTGQLSAFAVFNYLAGSLSRIFTTLQEVDDKLILYGFLAGFSLNLILAAQMLYYWNSPAQSKKQQTAQPKPKKAQRKPEAAPATRRTAASPSPKPSNKTPTTRRRG, encoded by the exons ATGGACGCGATTCAAAAGACCCTCGTCGATCCCCTCCAGCCGTACCTCCGCCCTGTCGTCTCGGCGGTCCCGCAACCTGTCCACGATACGATTGTTTCCCTGATCGGCCCAAGCTGCCACAACACgctcctcgtcaaccttgaCCTCGCGCAGAACCCCGAGTGCACCTCGTTGGCTATCTCCAAGGCTCTGGGAATTGGTATTGTCGGCGCCAGTGGGATCGTCAAGGTTCCCCAGATTCTGAAGCTGATCCGATCCGGATCCTCCTCCGGCGTGTCCTTTGTGTCCTACGCCCTCGAGACCGCCAGCTTGCTCATCACCCTTTCCTACGGAGTGCGAAACGAGTTCCCGTTCAGCACCTACGGTGAATCTGCCTTCATTGCGGCTCAAGATGTGATCGTGGGAGTGTTGGTCCTGACATATGCTGGCCGTTCCGCGGCGGCCGCTGCGTTCATTGCGGTCGTGGCTGCAAGTATCTACGCTTTATTGGGTGACACTTCTATCGTTGACGCCGGTTCCATGGCGTATCTCCAGGCTGGCGCCGGAGCTCTGGGTGTCGCCAGCAAGGTGCCCCAGATATTGACCATCTGGCAGGAAGGAGGTACCGGACAGCTCAGTGCTTTCGCG GTCTTCAACTACCTTGCCGGCTCTCTGTCGCGTATTTTCACCACCCTCCAGGAAGTTGACGACAAGCTCATTCTGTACGGATTCCTTGCCGGTTTCTCCCTGAACCTCATTCTCGCCGCGCAGATGCTGTACTACTGGAACAGCCCCGCGCAGTCCAAGAAGCAACAGACAGCACAACCGAAACCAAAGAAAGCTCAGCGCAAGCCCGAGGCCGCTCCAGCGaccagaagaacagcagcctctccatccccgaaGCCGTCCAACAAGACACCCACCACTCGCCGACGCGGTTAG
- the med8 gene encoding RNA polymerase II mediator complex subunit MED8 (COG:K;~EggNog:ENOG410PR74;~InterPro:IPR019364;~PFAM:PF10232;~go_component: GO:0016592 - mediator complex [Evidence IEA];~go_function: GO:0003712 - transcription coregulator activity [Evidence IEA];~go_process: GO:0006357 - regulation of transcription by RNA polymerase II [Evidence IEA]), whose translation MTTPSPDQIKTLEQSRQRLVQLTHSLGSLITSLNQSDPLPSWPSLQSQASIISSNLQSLSTQLSENHDLLRSISAYPSPDFPTRTQGNILEQLLRTKLDPRVEDWVARGRKADIVSPPFTPGTTGVGMVDDGNGNGGGLSEGDLAALWEWAPVEANSEARKRNWGGNFTLEERERGVQDVAAELGLRRVLEDDEESEEEDEEDEMDLGGFGKSEDAGGDNAVGVAGDQAPASPLVPMDEILRYMTTGVLPALR comes from the exons ATGACAACCCCATCCCCCGACCAAATAAAAACCCTCGAACAATCCCGCCAACGCCTCGTCCAACTCACCCACTCGCTGGGCTCCCTAATCACAAGTCTAAACCAGTCCGACCCATTACCATCATG GCCCTCCCTCCAATCCCAAGCAAGcatcatctcctcaaaccTCCAATCCCTATCCACGCAACTCTCCGAGAACCACGACCTGCTGCGAAGTATATCCGCGTACCCATCGCCCGACTTCCCAACCCGCACGCAAGGGAATATCctcgagcagctgctgcgcaCGAAGCTTGATCCCAGGGTTGAGGATTGGGTTGCGCGCGGTCGGAAGGCGGATATTGTTTCGCCGCCCTTCACTCCTGGGACTACTGGGGTGGGTATGGTTGATGACGGGAATGGGAACGGGGGTGGACTGAGCGAGGGAGATTTGGCGGCGTTATGGGAGTGGGCGCCCGTTGAGGCGAACtcggaggcgaggaagaggaattggGGAGGGAATTTTACATTGGAAGAGAGGGAGCGCGGGGTGCAGGATGTTGCGGCAGAGTTGGGGTTGCGGAGGGTtttggaggatgatgaggagagtgaggaagaggacgaggaggatgagatggatcttggtgggtttgggaagTCGGAGGATGCTGGGGGTGACAATGCGGTTGGTGTGGCTGGGGACCAGGCGCCTGCTTCGCCGTTGGTACCGATGGATGAGATTCTACGGTATATGACTACGGGTGTACTGCCAGCACTGCGGTGA